One region of Litorilinea aerophila genomic DNA includes:
- a CDS encoding DeoR/GlpR family DNA-binding transcription regulator, with amino-acid sequence MVASTNNAKSSLSLVERQDALRRLINQQSRITVAQICELFSVSEATARRDLDALAELGEIQRVHGGAVAVRKAPPEPPVLQRAAEQAEFKQRIGRRAAELVADGETIFLSSGTTAHEVARHLRGRQLTVITNSLLVINELSNARGISLIALGGSFRRSELSFIGHITEQALTELRADKVIMGMRAVDPDEGLTNDYLAETQTDRAILRIGRQVILVADHTKIGRVATAFVAPLDAVHTLVTNREVPPEIVEAFEAKGIQVLLA; translated from the coding sequence ATGGTTGCATCTACCAACAACGCCAAATCCTCCCTCTCCCTGGTGGAACGCCAGGATGCGCTGCGGCGCCTGATCAACCAGCAGAGCCGGATCACCGTGGCCCAAATCTGCGAGCTCTTCTCGGTGAGCGAAGCCACGGCCCGGCGAGACCTGGACGCGCTGGCCGAATTGGGCGAGATCCAGCGGGTCCACGGCGGCGCGGTGGCCGTGCGCAAGGCGCCGCCCGAGCCGCCCGTCCTGCAGCGCGCGGCGGAGCAGGCAGAGTTCAAGCAGCGCATCGGGCGCCGGGCGGCGGAGCTGGTGGCGGATGGGGAGACCATCTTCCTGAGCAGCGGCACCACGGCCCACGAGGTGGCCCGGCATCTGCGGGGGCGGCAGCTCACTGTCATCACCAACTCGCTGCTGGTCATCAACGAGCTGAGCAACGCCCGGGGCATTTCCCTCATTGCGCTGGGCGGCAGTTTCCGGCGCAGCGAACTCTCCTTCATCGGCCACATCACCGAACAGGCCCTGACCGAACTGCGGGCCGACAAGGTGATCATGGGCATGCGGGCGGTGGATCCGGACGAAGGGCTGACCAACGACTACCTGGCAGAGACCCAAACGGACCGGGCCATCCTGCGCATCGGCCGCCAGGTCATCCTCGTGGCGGACCACACCAAGATCGGCCGGGTGGCCACCGCCTTCGTCGCACCCCTGGATGCCGTCCACACCCTGGTCACCAACCGGGAGGTTCCCCCCGAGATCGTGGAGGCGTTCGAGGCGAAAGGAATCCAGGTGCTGCTGGCCTGA
- a CDS encoding aminotransferase class III-fold pyridoxal phosphate-dependent enzyme: MPLPPLTEAHARQIAAQHYGLQVQAQRLPGELDANFLLSAGEERYILKVGNADHDPAELDFQNRALAHLTALPGVPRLIPARSGEEMPIVEHDGQRHFIRLLSYLPGEPLVRCPDRSPELLRGLGAFLARLDQALADFQHPAMERDIPWNLAHAHRVIRPRLHAIPDPVRRRWVERALERFEQQVRPYLPTLRAQVIHNDANDHNVLVAQGQVVGLLDFGDMLHAPLICEVAIAATYALLASPEPLQAAAHLVAGYHQVIPLTTTEVALLDGLIRARLAVSAALSAERALIEPENPYHQISAGPVWAALERLDPVPAEVAHGVFRQACGLPAFPSLAAAPAQPGRDEQTILAARRRYLNPTLSVSYRRPLHMVRGQGQYLYDAEGRAYLDCVNNVCHVGHSHPAVVAALAHQAALLNTNTRYLHEHIITLAERLTAHMPGDLSVWFFVNSGSEANDLALRLVRAYTGRQDMLVLAGAYHGNLSSLIDISPYKFDGPGGAGAPPWVHTLSMPCTYRGRFRHAEDPVAAYVEEAAGIIRQVEEAGRGVAAFIAEALMGTGGQVVFPPGYLAQMYALVRAAGGLCIADEVQIGFGRVGTHFWGFETHGVVPDIVTMGKPMGNGHPLAAVVTTPEIAASFVTGMEYFNTFGGNPVSCAVGLAVLDVIEEQNLQEHARRVGEHLKARLKTLQERHPLIGDVRGSGLFLGVELVRDRETLAPAAGEAQAIVEAMRERGILLSTDGPFHNVLKIKPPLVFNQEDADRLVEELEGVLQEVEQPA, from the coding sequence ATGCCCCTACCACCGTTGACCGAAGCGCATGCCCGGCAGATCGCCGCCCAGCACTACGGGTTGCAGGTCCAGGCCCAACGCCTGCCCGGCGAGCTGGATGCCAATTTCCTCCTCAGCGCCGGAGAGGAGCGCTACATCCTCAAGGTGGGAAACGCCGACCACGACCCGGCCGAACTGGACTTCCAGAACCGCGCCCTGGCACACCTGACCGCCCTTCCCGGGGTGCCCCGGCTGATCCCCGCCCGCTCTGGGGAGGAGATGCCCATCGTCGAGCATGATGGGCAGCGCCATTTCATCCGCCTGCTCTCCTATCTGCCCGGCGAACCACTGGTACGCTGCCCGGACCGTTCGCCCGAGCTCCTGCGGGGGCTGGGCGCCTTCCTGGCCCGGCTGGACCAGGCCCTGGCCGACTTCCAACACCCGGCCATGGAGCGGGACATCCCCTGGAACCTGGCCCACGCCCACCGGGTTATCCGCCCCCGCCTCCACGCCATCCCAGACCCGGTGCGACGCCGGTGGGTGGAACGGGCCCTGGAGCGCTTTGAGCAGCAGGTGCGCCCCTACCTGCCCACCCTGCGGGCCCAGGTGATCCACAACGACGCCAACGACCACAACGTGCTGGTGGCCCAGGGGCAGGTGGTTGGCCTGCTGGACTTCGGCGACATGCTCCATGCGCCCCTGATCTGCGAGGTGGCCATCGCCGCCACCTACGCGCTCCTGGCCAGCCCGGAGCCGCTCCAGGCAGCCGCGCACCTGGTGGCCGGCTATCACCAGGTCATTCCCCTGACCACCACCGAGGTCGCCCTCCTCGACGGCCTGATCCGGGCCCGGCTGGCCGTCAGTGCCGCCCTCTCCGCCGAACGGGCCCTCATCGAGCCGGAAAACCCGTACCACCAGATCAGCGCGGGGCCCGTCTGGGCGGCCCTGGAACGGCTGGACCCTGTCCCGGCAGAAGTGGCCCACGGCGTCTTCCGCCAGGCCTGTGGCCTGCCCGCGTTTCCGTCCCTGGCTGCTGCGCCGGCCCAGCCTGGCCGGGATGAGCAGACCATCCTGGCCGCGCGGCGCCGATACCTGAACCCCACCCTCAGCGTCTCCTACCGCCGGCCGCTCCACATGGTCCGCGGGCAGGGCCAGTACCTGTACGATGCGGAAGGCCGGGCCTACCTGGACTGCGTGAACAACGTCTGCCACGTGGGCCACAGCCATCCGGCCGTGGTAGCCGCCCTGGCCCACCAGGCCGCCCTGCTCAACACCAACACCCGCTATCTCCACGAGCACATCATCACCCTGGCCGAACGGCTCACGGCCCACATGCCTGGGGACTTGTCCGTCTGGTTCTTCGTCAACTCGGGCAGCGAGGCCAACGACCTGGCCCTGCGCCTGGTGCGGGCCTACACCGGTCGCCAGGATATGCTGGTCCTGGCGGGTGCTTACCACGGCAACCTGAGCAGCCTGATCGACATTTCACCCTACAAGTTCGACGGGCCCGGCGGTGCCGGGGCGCCGCCCTGGGTGCACACCCTCTCCATGCCCTGCACCTACCGGGGGCGCTTCCGCCATGCAGAGGACCCCGTGGCCGCCTATGTGGAGGAAGCCGCCGGGATCATCCGCCAGGTGGAGGAGGCCGGTCGGGGCGTGGCGGCCTTCATCGCCGAGGCGCTCATGGGCACCGGCGGGCAGGTGGTCTTCCCGCCCGGCTATCTGGCGCAGATGTATGCCCTGGTGCGGGCGGCGGGCGGCCTGTGCATCGCCGACGAAGTCCAGATTGGCTTCGGACGGGTGGGAACCCACTTCTGGGGCTTTGAGACCCACGGCGTGGTGCCGGACATCGTCACCATGGGCAAGCCCATGGGCAACGGCCACCCCCTGGCCGCGGTGGTGACCACGCCGGAAATCGCGGCATCCTTCGTCACCGGCATGGAATACTTCAACACCTTCGGCGGCAACCCGGTCTCCTGTGCCGTGGGGCTGGCCGTGCTGGATGTCATCGAGGAGCAAAATCTACAGGAGCACGCCCGCCGGGTGGGGGAGCATCTCAAGGCCCGGCTGAAAACCCTGCAGGAACGCCATCCCCTCATCGGGGATGTGCGGGGCAGCGGCCTCTTCCTGGGCGTGGAACTGGTGCGGGATCGGGAGACGTTGGCGCCGGCCGCCGGGGAAGCCCAGGCCATCGTGGAAGCCATGCGGGAGCGGGGGATCCTGCTCAGCACCGATGGTCCGTTTCACAACGTGCTCAAGATTAAGCCGCCCCTGGTGTTCAACCAGGAGGATGCGGACCGGCTGGTGGAGGAGCTGGAAGGGGTGCTACAGGAGGTGGAACAACCGGCGTGA
- a CDS encoding zinc-binding dehydrogenase, whose amino-acid sequence MTRIGRMVVTLGQDFVIREEAVPDPAPGTVLLRQELAGICGTDLHNWQKGLKQPTLLGHEAVGIVEALGPGVTTDYLGNPIREGDRVIFHPRNSGVAYGFRGLDDPFTGGFADYIYLSDQQNCFIKTQAPPEVAVLAEPFAVGVHAAMRARVQIGDTVIIQGSGAIGLMCLVAAKISGAARLIVVGGPAGRLALARRLGAHVTIDIEEVPDVAERKALVLSHTPRGAGANVVFECAGFLPAFPEGLEYVAEDGTFVEVGHFVDVGTVAVNPNRHFLRPNLRLEGIWGSRYHHFVRGAAILENQEFPFGEMVSHVLPLERIRDGFAALDGSYRLGDETVVKVAVSGGEHAP is encoded by the coding sequence ATGACACGGATCGGACGCATGGTCGTCACCCTGGGCCAGGACTTTGTCATCCGGGAGGAGGCGGTGCCGGACCCCGCGCCGGGGACGGTGCTCCTGCGCCAGGAACTGGCCGGGATCTGCGGCACGGATTTACATAACTGGCAAAAGGGGCTGAAGCAGCCCACCCTGCTGGGGCACGAGGCGGTGGGTATCGTGGAGGCCCTGGGCCCGGGCGTCACCACCGACTACCTGGGTAACCCCATTCGGGAGGGCGACCGGGTGATCTTTCACCCCCGCAACAGCGGCGTGGCCTACGGATTTCGAGGGCTGGACGACCCCTTCACCGGCGGTTTTGCGGATTACATCTACCTGTCGGACCAGCAGAATTGTTTCATCAAGACCCAGGCGCCGCCGGAGGTGGCGGTGCTGGCTGAGCCCTTCGCGGTGGGCGTCCACGCGGCCATGCGGGCCCGGGTTCAGATTGGGGACACGGTGATCATTCAGGGTTCGGGTGCCATTGGCCTCATGTGTCTGGTGGCGGCCAAGATCAGCGGCGCGGCCCGGCTGATCGTGGTGGGCGGGCCGGCCGGTCGCCTGGCCCTGGCCCGCCGGCTGGGCGCGCACGTGACCATCGACATCGAGGAGGTGCCCGATGTGGCCGAGCGCAAGGCGCTGGTCCTGAGCCACACCCCGCGCGGGGCCGGGGCCAATGTGGTCTTCGAGTGTGCTGGCTTCCTGCCGGCCTTCCCAGAGGGGCTGGAGTATGTGGCCGAGGATGGCACCTTCGTGGAGGTGGGCCACTTTGTGGACGTGGGCACGGTGGCCGTGAACCCCAACCGCCACTTCCTGCGGCCCAATCTGCGCCTGGAGGGGATCTGGGGGAGCCGCTATCACCACTTCGTGCGGGGCGCGGCCATCCTGGAGAACCAGGAGTTTCCGTTTGGCGAGATGGTGAGCCACGTGCTGCCCCTGGAGCGGATTCGGGATGGCTTCGCTGCGCTGGACGGCTCCTACCGGCTGGGTGACGAGACGGTGGTCAAGGTGGCGGTGAGCGGTGGCGAGCATGCGCCATGA
- a CDS encoding glyoxalase superfamily protein — protein sequence MKLGHTTPILRIFDLAKAKEFYVDFLGFTIDWEHRFGENFPVYLQVSRDDCVLHLSEHHGDTTPGSRVIIAISGIEDFHRELNERGYRYLKPAIEDTEWGSRVMTLTDPFGNRLTFSQSKE from the coding sequence ATGAAACTAGGCCATACGACACCCATCCTGCGAATCTTCGACCTGGCAAAGGCGAAGGAATTTTACGTCGATTTCCTGGGTTTCACCATCGATTGGGAGCATCGATTCGGTGAGAACTTCCCCGTGTATCTGCAGGTCTCCCGGGATGATTGTGTGCTCCACCTCTCTGAACACCATGGGGACACCACGCCGGGCTCCCGGGTCATCATAGCCATCTCGGGGATCGAAGATTTCCACAGGGAGCTGAACGAGCGCGGCTACCGGTACCTGAAGCCTGCCATTGAGGATACGGAATGGGGAAGCCGGGTCATGACCCTCACCGATCCATTCGGCAATCGCCTGACGTTCTCACAATCCAAGGAGTGA
- a CDS encoding tetratricopeptide repeat protein, translated as MALFIWGESAPALLRMVEEQSLLERPFPDLFYLPAPFRSFAQRQLEDGVEGARDRLGPVALACYLDFEEEQHLGWVHVLDDALRSSGEAMGLAVKRFLAELPSLEAWVAWGIEHEASDSGRLRAPRLAAALQNIYIMSDLLRRRRGLLATALTAARKGKDRLGEANVQKALGDLELRQDNLPAARQHYQAALAIYPQIGARLGEANVHAALARLELLEGNGEKASALLERALHFYQEINDRYSMAATLGNFGLTLLGLGHAHEASPLLHQAADLFEQIGLPHYAAQLRNAAGLPSSPHELIVHLENALEELRRAGEIHRLAQVLALLVAWRHDREDWAGVVEAAEELVALGASDGSIWAMLADARSRLGDEMAAAEAYARAVELDGQNAMLRRNYVNTLIALNRLEDAAAQLAVAAQLEPDAPYLPLRYAELAKARGDRQEARRWAMEALRRQPGWDEAQALLDWANSQADSPASFPGDSGR; from the coding sequence ATCTCTTCTACCTGCCGGCCCCCTTCCGCTCCTTTGCCCAACGCCAGCTGGAAGACGGCGTTGAGGGTGCCCGGGACCGACTGGGGCCGGTCGCGCTGGCCTGCTATCTCGACTTCGAAGAAGAACAACATCTGGGTTGGGTCCATGTACTGGACGATGCCCTGAGGAGTAGCGGTGAAGCCATGGGCTTGGCCGTGAAACGTTTCCTGGCCGAGTTGCCTAGCCTGGAAGCATGGGTGGCATGGGGGATCGAGCACGAAGCCTCCGACAGCGGCCGATTGCGGGCGCCACGGCTGGCGGCTGCGCTCCAAAACATTTACATAATGAGCGACCTGTTGCGCCGGCGCCGCGGGCTGCTGGCCACTGCGCTGACCGCAGCGCGCAAAGGCAAGGACCGCCTGGGCGAAGCCAACGTGCAAAAGGCCTTGGGCGACCTGGAACTGCGCCAGGACAACCTCCCCGCCGCTCGCCAACACTATCAGGCCGCCCTGGCCATCTACCCCCAAATCGGCGCCCGCCTGGGCGAAGCCAACGTGCACGCAGCACTGGCGCGTCTCGAGCTGTTGGAAGGCAATGGGGAAAAGGCATCGGCCTTGCTGGAGCGTGCCCTGCACTTCTATCAGGAGATCAACGATCGCTATAGTATGGCTGCGACGCTGGGGAATTTCGGCCTGACCCTACTGGGTCTGGGACATGCTCATGAGGCCAGCCCCCTCTTACACCAGGCTGCGGATCTCTTCGAGCAGATCGGCCTTCCGCACTACGCTGCCCAGCTTCGAAACGCAGCCGGTTTACCGTCCTCCCCGCACGAGCTGATTGTCCACCTAGAAAATGCTCTGGAGGAGCTTCGGCGCGCCGGGGAGATCCACCGGTTGGCCCAGGTCCTGGCTCTTCTGGTAGCATGGCGCCATGACCGGGAAGACTGGGCAGGGGTGGTCGAGGCTGCAGAGGAGCTGGTTGCCCTGGGTGCGAGCGATGGCTCCATCTGGGCCATGCTGGCCGATGCCCGTTCTCGTTTGGGTGATGAGATGGCTGCGGCCGAGGCCTACGCCCGGGCCGTAGAGCTGGACGGGCAGAACGCCATGCTGCGCCGCAACTATGTCAATACCCTCATTGCGCTGAATCGCCTGGAGGATGCCGCCGCCCAACTGGCCGTAGCCGCCCAACTGGAGCCAGACGCCCCCTATCTCCCCCTGCGCTACGCCGAGCTGGCCAAAGCCCGGGGCGACCGTCAGGAGGCGCGGCGCTGGGCCATGGAGGCCCTACGCCGCCAGCCGGGCTGGGACGAAGCCCAGGCTCTGCTGGACTGGGCAAACAGCCAGGCCGATAGCCCGGCATCGTTTCCGGGAGATTCTGGGCGTTAG